The following DNA comes from Nitrospira sp..
CTGTTGGCGAAGTATATAAGATTCCACAGGGGGCGGCAACAAATTTGCCAGCATTGTCCCGCGCTGAATGCGGTGTCTGATGTCGGAGGCAGAAATGGGAGAGGGCGGAAGCGGCAAGCAAATGATCGTCTGTCCGGACGGGAGCGGCAGGTCAAGCCGATCGAGTGCCCCGGTATCCAACGCCGCCAGCTGGTTGGGGCTGACGTGTCGAAGGAAGGGCAGAGCGGTCAAGCTCTGGAACGACTGACCCGGCCGGGAGATGACCACGAACGAGCAGGCCGCCAGCAGCGCATCGGGCTCTCGCCAACTGGCTAGGTCGAGGAACGCATCCAGGCCGATCAGGAAATACAGCCTGGTTCTCGATCCGTACCGGCGCTGAAGTTCACGGACGGTATCGATCGAGTAGGATTTCCCCTGGCGTGAGATTTCGATATCGGAGAGCTCGAATCCTGGCGTGTCGGCGATGGCGAGACGCACCATTTCATATCGGTGATGGGCCGGGGCGAGGGCGCTGTCTTGCTTGTGCGGAGGATCGCCCGTCGGAATGAACAGCGTCCGGTCGAGGGCCAGAATCTCATACGCTTTCCGGGCGATGGCCAGATGGCCATTATGAATGGGGTTGAAGCTGCCGCCGAAGAGGCCGAGGCGTCGTGGGTGTGAATTTTGAGCGTCGGGTACTGAGGGGGCAGAATCGGGGGCAATCATGGCTCAGCACTCGCGCCTATAAGATGACGAGATTGTCGCGATGGATCACTTCGTCATATTCCTGTGGGCCGATCTGTTGCTGGATGTCCTGAGTCTTCAGTCCTTTCATGCGGCCCAGCAGGTCGGAGGAGAAATTCACGAGACCTCTGGCAAACTCTTTTCCGTCCTGATCGATGCAGCTGATCGGATCGCCTGAGTCGAATTGCCCGGTGACCTCAATGATTCCTGACGCGAGCAGACTCTTTCCACGCAGGGTCAGGGCTTCGACGGCTCCCTGATCGACCCGGATGTGTCCGCGCGGACGAAGGGTAAAGGCGATCCAATGCTTGCGGCTGTTCAGGCGGCGTTCCTTTGCGAGGAAGAGGCTCCCGCCGGGCTCCCCTTTCAAGACTCTGGGGAGCAAGCCGGGCTGTTGGCCGTTGACGATCAATGTGGCGACGCCGTATTCACCGACCTTCTTGGCCGCGCGTACTTTCGTGGCCATGCCTCCGGTCCCCTCGAAGGTGCTGGAAGCGCCGGCTTTGCGTTCGACTTCTTCGGTGATATCCGGAATGAGCGGAATCAGCGTCGCGTCGGGATTCTTGCGCGGATCATCCGTGAACATGCCGTCGACGTCCGACAAGATGACGAGCAGGTCGGCATCGACCAGCTGCGCGACTTGCGCGGC
Coding sequences within:
- the proB gene encoding glutamate 5-kinase; the protein is MRDELLKQATRIVVKVGSSLIASRETGLRPEQIERLAGEIAALRADGREVLVVSSGAIISGIKKLQLKEYPKSLPIKQAAAAVGQSRLMWAYEKAFEPLGIQVAQILLTHEDLADRRRFLNARYTLTALIGFGVLPIINENDTVAVEEIRVGDNDTLAAQVAQLVDADLLVILSDVDGMFTDDPRKNPDATLIPLIPDITEEVERKAGASSTFEGTGGMATKVRAAKKVGEYGVATLIVNGQQPGLLPRVLKGEPGGSLFLAKERRLNSRKHWIAFTLRPRGHIRVDQGAVEALTLRGKSLLASGIIEVTGQFDSGDPISCIDQDGKEFARGLVNFSSDLLGRMKGLKTQDIQQQIGPQEYDEVIHRDNLVIL
- the nadD gene encoding nicotinate-nucleotide adenylyltransferase, yielding MIAPDSAPSVPDAQNSHPRRLGLFGGSFNPIHNGHLAIARKAYEILALDRTLFIPTGDPPHKQDSALAPAHHRYEMVRLAIADTPGFELSDIEISRQGKSYSIDTVRELQRRYGSRTRLYFLIGLDAFLDLASWREPDALLAACSFVVISRPGQSFQSLTALPFLRHVSPNQLAALDTGALDRLDLPLPSGQTIICLPLPPSPISASDIRHRIQRGTMLANLLPPPVESYILRQQLYREDQHRTHI